Genomic DNA from Melospiza georgiana isolate bMelGeo1 chromosome 3, bMelGeo1.pri, whole genome shotgun sequence:
AagcaatatttccttttttcaggTAGCACTTTCTTGTGTGTTAGCATTTGCAACTGCAGTGATAAACACCTGTAACTGATCCTTTTCTTACCCAGGATACCCATTCCATCTTAGGAATGGCATTTagaatttgttttgaaaaatccCGGAACGATTTTGACAAACCCAGACATAGCGTattgatttatttctgtttaaaaattgaAGAGGGCAAATCtaacaagggagaaaaaagcatttttcataatATCTTTGAAGGTGTTTTAATTAATAGGTGATTAGTATTGATTTGTGTTCAAATAATTAGCATTGTCCACGCTTCGTCTGGAAGATTTGTAAAATTCCAGTTTTTAAAAGGCTGGACTGAATTGCCTTAAACTTTGCACTGTATTAGAGGAGGAACAGGGGTAGTTACCTGCTTAGCTTACTTCTTCAGTCTTTATtagataaataaaaatcagtatGCTGTTAAGAATTTTGGTGAAATTACTTTAGCTCcaagagaaatttaatttgcCTCAACAAATTTAATCCTGAATAACTTTTACTTGTAGTTATAGAATACATACAAAGGTAGAGTTTTAAGAAGTTGATTACATGGGCAGGGCATCACTGTGCAGCAGAGTGTACCCAAACATTAGTTTGCTGTGGTTTTCAGTTTCTTGCTAGCATGTAGATGACATTAATTGCtgtttggtttttgctttttcacaGAACAAAGCACCTCTGGTAAATGAAAGCTTGAAAAGTTTTTTAGGTACAAAGGATGGTAAGTTCTTTGTTTAGTATGTACTTCTGATAATATAAATAGGAGACAAAGGATTAAATCTTTGACTCTTGTTAATATTGCAGTCTCCATTACACTAAGTATGCCTTTGTTCCTTTCAGATGTCCTAATTGCTACTTGTTCAGAATAGAATTAAAtctataatttttaaagttaataTTGCTGaagttttattattaattaagGTGATTAAGGCATTGAAGTTAATATTTCACAATGCCTTATGGTTGTGCTGACTCAGGGATGTTCTAGATCAATAGAAACCAGTGAAAACTAAGAGTAGAGCTACAGGAGTAAATGCACATATGTGACaaatatcaaaattatttttttaaaacagctgAATAGTTTAAAAAATGCTGCACATAAATTCTGTAAGCAGTCTGTGAAGCTCTTGCAGTATTACTGGCTTAAATGATTTTTATATGATGGCCAATTCAAAATGAGGGAGTTGGTATACAAGCTTGTTATGAGGTGATAGTTTGCTGAATGTCTAAGCTATGTCCATACTTAAGCCATGTGTGCTGGTGTTAAATCTTTGAAATTTGATTTGTTTCTGGTGTATTTTAActcttcttattttcttttttaggtCGCTTGGTAGCAGGTCTTGTTGCAGAATTTCTACGTTTTTTCAATCTTGATTTTACTTTAGCTGTTTTTCAGCCTGAATCAAGCACGGTAAttgttgatttgtttgtttgtatgcAATGCTCACTGTTTGAAGTGCATGGCAATGAATGCTGAAGCTGTGGCAGATTTATTTAAACCacttatttgtttttattaaaaatgttgtttttatgttttgtcTGTAATAGGTGCTTTAGTgtcatgaaaatacatttttcaggAAAGTGGGCTAATGTGAATATTTCTCTTTATCAAAATCAATGCAAGAtagtaatttaattttgaattaaCAAGCTGATAATTTTTGTGGAATCATATAATGGTATATGAATCCTTCATACGCCTGCAACATTTTTTACCACTTACTTTACTATGTCATAATATTAAGTTAGTATTGTTACATGAAAACTGAAATGTCAGTCATCTGCTCTGAAAGAAATTCAGTGACACAAAGGACTTTGTGCAGATATACTTGACAAAAAGTGATTGAATAGAATAGTTCAGTTGGGAGGGACCAACAGTGATTATGTGGCCCAACTAATTGCTTTAAGGCTTTAGTACTGAATTAGAGGGTTTTCACCATCTTTGTCTCTTTTTATGATATGAAggttttaataataattttgtgtTTGAGGCAGTTTCATTTCACTGCAGAATTTCTCATTATTTCTgaagtcctttttttttcttgaagttgGTTTAAATagttaatatattaaaaatgcagttttttcaAATCAATCAATTAGTTGACTTCTGTTTCTCAGAAATTCATGTTTCTTTTTAGGCCCTTATTCAAAGAAAATCCCATACAACTCTGTTCTTTGCCAAATATCCTTAGCCAAATTAGTTTCTAAGTTATTACTAGAACACATCTGTACAGAGATTCATGTTCATGCTACCAaatagaaacaaataaaaacagcCACACTTTGTGTTGTGTTGCCACTCACTCTTGGGGGCAGTGCTTCATTTGCATTGTAAAGGCATATTGTGCTCTTTGAAACACCTCCTTCTGTTATCCAGTAAATGTGTCCATTTCACTGTTTAGTTCAGGTGGAGCTGTGTTAAATAAGActtttttgtattaaaaaatttatcttttgttttctggCAATTATTTCGATGTTGTGattcttgtttcttttgttaTCTCCCCAGCTAAATGGCCTTGATGGTCGAGAAAACTTAGCTCGAGATTTGGGAATTATGGAAGCAGAAGGTACTGTGGGTGGCCCCCTGTTGTTGGAGGTTGTTAGGAAGTGTCAGCAGAAGAAGACTTCAGGTGGTGGAGAAGTTAGTAATACTAAATTGAAATTTCTTTCTTATAGTTgcttattcttttttttaatgatgaaaaagaaattgaaattatgAACACTTGGCTGTTGTACTATTATACTATTTCAGGTCTTTATTATATTATGCCTTCAGCTCAATCAGACAGACAAGAGATAAACTTTGACTATTACTTTTAATACCACCCAAGGGCTCTTTGTTAATATTCTACTACAACATAGTAGCACAGAGTGAATCtagataaatgacacaaaactgtcacttattttctcatttctggTGTGGTTTGATAACACTCTTATCTATACCTGTTTTCCTTGGCATACTTATAATTTTAATATGGCCTGAAAAGCCTTGAATGAATTTTGTCAGAAGCTTTAAAGCTCTACTGAAAACTTATGTACTTAAAACTAAATATATCAGTATTGAACTATTTGAAGGCAATGACAGTAGTATTTGAATGGAATAGATAATAAATATGTTGATTAGGTGAATTAAACCCAACCAATAGCATTTGATTGTGACTTAAAAGAAAGCTCTCTACACCAGGATGTACCCAGGGTCCCAAAGAAAGCTTAAATTCAGGAGTAGTCGTCATAGACTTCTTAACATAGCAATTTTCTGTCACATGAAAGCAGGATTTCCTTGAACCCTTGTATTTCCTTGCGTTTGATTTGTCTGGGAATGCCCTAGGAAAGCCAAGACCCTTGTGCCTGCCATTCTGTCCATGTCCTGCTATGGGGACTCCACTGAGCAGTCCATTCTATTGGAGGGTGTTTGAATAGTTTGCTGAGGTACATGTGCCAGCAGTGTATTGGAGTCAAATCCCATAGTGCAATTTAGAAAGGAGAGCCCCTCCTGGATCTCCTAACTCTGTGATTTCCATACTGTGTGTGACTATAACTTCCCAATCTTCTCTTGTACTACCCTCAGCTCTCTTCCCAGTGTCAAGGTTTGCATACTGTCCAAGTGAGGATGGTAGCCTTGTTTCTTGTTGGATGCAATTATCATAGGATCAGAGAATCATTGAGATTGAAAGATCGTCCAGTTCAAGTATCAGCATAGCACCATCACTGTAACCCCTAACCCTCAGAACCCAGCACCAGATCCAGATGCCTCTTGAACACTTGcaaggatggtgactccaccaccccTCTGAgtaacctgttccagtgcctgaccactGTAACTGtggaacatttttttctaaCATATAATCTGATTCCCCCCTGTCTGATgttaaggccatttcctctaGACCTCTCACTGCAGGCACAGTAGAAGAGTCTGGTCCCCATCTCTACatgccccctgagcctcctcttgtTTAGACCAGCTGCCTCAACTGTTCCTTTTAGGACATGCTTTCTAGATTCTTCATGAGTCttattgcccttctctggacatgttCCAGCACCTCAATATCTTTTCTAATGggaggggcccaaaactgaatGCAGTAGTTGAGATGCAACCTCAGCAGTTCCAGTTattacaaaattaaatataagtTTTAGTAAATGCTTATTTGGATCTTCttaggtggcaccagttctaagtgACAGCCAGTGCCCCACATCAAAATCATCTGATGGACAGTCAAGTGCACACTCTATACCAAATAAGGTAAGACTATACATAATAAAAAGTTTTGTAACATATGTGAGATGAGTAAAAGAGAGAACTCCTATGAAAATGCAGATATGACAGCATATGACTCCAATGAAACTGCAGCATTCACTTAAATGATCTGCAGTTTGAATATATTTATTCCACTCAGCAAAACTTTCAACTTTGATTCCAAGATGGACTTTTGTGCTTATACTTTCCTGGCATGACATAGTACAGGCCCCAAAATAGAAAAGTAGCTGTAACTTCCCTTTTATTGTAGTCAGGCTATCATCAAGCTATTAATTTTCAAAAACAATTCAGTTCCTCTGGAtaagaaatcaaaatatttttattactacCACTTGTGGGTTTAAGTACTTTTTCCTGCCCTAGAAAAACTGAGCTACTGCCAGCGATTGAATGTGGTTCTGTGACTGAGATAAAACAGCCTTGGTATGAAGAAGTCCTACCCAAGGTGATTTTAACTTTCATGGCCTTGAAAATTTGGCTTCAGCCTTCTGAACAAAAAGTTAATGACTGATAAAAAATACTTAAGGCAGTACAACCTGCATACATATTGGCTATCTGGATTAAATAatactttttgttttatttcaaaactgtGCTGCTCTTCGTTTGTAGAAAGGAAGCTAATGTAATAAATCTTTTACTGGCTTAATTTTAATAAGTctaggagaaaataaaaatagcagtaCTCCTTGCTAGGTAataatataaaaacatttttctttctcagcacCTCGATTATCTAGGTAAATTAGAATCTTGTTGTTTGGGCCACAAAGCCATGCAAAGTTACACTTGAGTTGTATGACTTGATGTGAAAGGTTGCACGTGGAATTGTCCTTATGTTACAGACTTTAGGACTGAGTCATGAACAtgagaagaaaactgaaaattatgtACTTCTAAAGTCTCATTTTTGTCACTTTTGGTTTTAGTATTTAAGAGAATGTGTCAGTAAATCCAGTTTTCTTATGCTAATTACTTTAAAACCTGATACTATATTGCAAAGATTACCATTTAatatgaaatttaattttcatggGTTTAAGTTGATTTCTTTTGAAGACAGTGGCTATAAATAAGAACCTTTGTTTGTAGAGATGTTACAAAATAACATCAATAAAGCATAGGAATTTGTCTGTCTGTAATTTCTTTATTTGATAAccaagatattttaaaattgcttttataaTAGAAGTGATGTAGATAGCATAGGAATGCACAAAATGGAACAAAAGATTTTAATGGCAGCAGCACTAAAGAAAACTTTGTACAGTTATAAAAGAGTGTTTTTCTGGTTCTTGATGATACTAATTAACTTCCTCATACTTTCAGGAATTTGAGATAATATTTTAAGTGATGCTTGGTGTATGTTATGTGTTGTGCATTTATGTATACACTACAGTATTAGTATTACATGACATGAATACTCACTCCTGTGTTTATCTTTCAAGACTGCTGAAAACACTCAGAGTGATACAAGTATCTCATCAGGGGAAGCAAGCAAAAAAAGTATTCATTTTTTGCCTAATGAAACAAAACTAGATCCTCAACTAGAAAACAAAGACTTGAATACCAAAGAAAAAAGTGATCCAATTGTGGATGAAGATGATGTAGAGGGAGATTCTTTCTTTGATGACCCTGTacccaaaccagaaaaaactTTCAGCTGGTAGGTAAAGTGGATGTTCTTCTTAATACATAGTTTATTTTGTCCTCTGTATGCTTGCAGACTTTTGAGAGCTGTTAGTTATTTGATTGTTTATTTTGTAAGTGTTCAGATCTGGaacattttgtttccaaaatatTCATATCTCAGATTTTGTtctattccatgattctgttcTATTCTATGCATAGTGTCCTCTGGTATCTCTTGGAGGTAGTATGAGTGGTATGAGTGGTAGTATGAGTGTATTATTTTAAGGTGCATCAGGTAGGGTGTCCAATGTCCCTAGCCTGTTTCTTTGGTGGAGTGAACATGTGTGATGCAGAGACATCAGTGTTTCTTCTTGGAACAGACCTGCAGTGGTGATCTTCACTAAAGGAAGTGGACAATGACAGGGACAGTGCATTAAATATTGATACAGCCTTGTAAGGAATGCAAAAACCACTCTAAACAGGCTCCACAGGCTGTAATAATAAGGCAAGTTTCCTTAGAGCGGAGGAGTTTCTCTTTGCATTGCAAGactttttgtgttttcagtgaAGTGTTGTTACTTCTGCTTGTGCCAGTTTTGCAGATGCATGAGAAGGATGTTTTTTATCATTCATCTATGGAGTGTAATGACTGAAAAATGGCCATTTGAAACAAGAACTATAGTGACTGAACTATATAGCACCCTTgttataaaactgaaaaatttatCTTTGTGTTATCAGGTTCAGTTATCTTGAATCTTAGCTTAGATAGCACTGTATTGAGCAATGCTGCAGGATCATTTCATGGTGTTCTTTTGCTATGCTTAAGTAATCAGAGAATTGCTCCAGCTTAGCAGACATTAGGAAGAGGTTGCAGGATCATTTGTAAGTCGCTTTGGCTGTTGACTTTTCCCCCGCTATGCTGATAGTGAGCAGAACAGCATAAGGTTTTTTGTATTACTGCTGTAGAGATGCTTAGTCTTAGAATAGGATCCTTCTGCTCAAGCACAAAGTAATCATGCCAGGTAAACCAGGTTTCTCTCTAGTAAATTAATGGACTCTTTGTGAAACATAATTTATAATACAGTTTTTGTTGGATGTTTTTTGTTGAAGTAGACTTTTTTCCTCAAAGAGCAGTGACTGTACTCTGGAAAATATTGTGTGTCACAACTAACCCTactataatatttattttctaattgtTAACACCAAGATTAAAACTGCATCTGAATGCATTTACTCCTCCTTACTTGAGAGCTTGTTTAGCTAGCCTTTAACCAAAGTTAACATTGTAGGAGGTAGTCTAAATGATTAGTTGGGTAAATTAGAGAAGTCTGTAAAAACTTTtgtgtaataataataatatttactaatttcttattttttgagCATTTTCATATGACAGCAAGAAAATGAGTAAactaaatttcttttaaaaaagacaaTCAAAAGACAAGACTAATTATTTAGTAAagtaaggattttttttttcctagtggaGAAACTCCCTACAGAAAAAATTGCTTCCAGATTAGGTCTGTCTGTAGTGGAGTCACGGTCCGCAGGTAGTATTTTGTAGCACATAATGTTACTGTGATGCAGTTATTCTAGTAACATCCCATAATAAGGTATGCTGAATGTGTTAACAACAAATGAACTAGAATTTGtagctgagctgtgtgtgctgaatTGCTCATTTTTACCTTCCTGACAACTCTTCTAGagggcaaaaaaacccccctaTTCTTCATGTAGAATCCCCTTTGTGgtactttgtgctgctgtgcaggagtCCCAAGGGGTAAATAAGTAGGACAGCTGCCAGCattgctttcttttcaaaaaggTAATTTCCTTATGGAAATCTTGCCCGTTCATTTAAGATGGGTTCAGAGCAAGCAGTTGCTAATGACAGTGTGGGAGATGATCCAGGCACTCATTATCTCTAGGTCTCTGACCCATTGTTCAAAATTTTGAAACGCTTTAACATGTGATGTTATACATGATATTTTGGTGATCCAGATATAATGAATGATTAAATGATGCCCATTATTAATAGGAATGGAATCAAAATAGCAAAAAATTCTGGCAATACTTAATGTGAAAATCTTGGTCTCTTAATTTGTGTTTATTCATTCTTTATTTGCAAATTCAAATCCTTTTGAACTAGGTAGTACCAGATGAACTTTAACATGTGGTGAGATCTATCTTCCTATAACAAAGAGGTTTTCATTCTGTGAACTAACTGCTCTTAGATTTAATAGCTTCATCAGACGTAATCTCGTTAAGATGTAAAACAAGCTGAAGTACTGATTTAtgtctgaatattttttcttttggctgCATTTACATGTGGGGATGATGAAAGGCCCCTAGACATAAATAGTGATGCTGATGAAGGTGCTCTGTCTGTGGGAGAAGACAGACGGAAGTCTTTGCATGGGTGAGAAAGTGGCTTTCTCAGTCAGTGTTGTGGTTGACACTTGTGCCAGTGACCTGCTACTGCTTTTACGGTTGCAGAGTGAATAGGCCtttttccttgctctttttTGCTGTAGTATTGCTATTTTAGTTTTTTGACAATTTAATAATAGAAAAGAAAGTAATGATGCATGTTTTACAGCTCTTATTGGGAGTGGAGTACTTACTTCTTTGGTTTTTACAGGAAAACTGAGGCTAAAGCAGGAGGTCTAGCATCCCTTTCTGATGCACCAGCTCTAAAAAGTGGCTTAAGCTCCCTGACTGGTGCACCTTTGCTAAAGGATTCTGATAGTAagttttcatatatttttgtgttttgatgATTGTAGAAGTTATTTCTGTAATGGAAGAATGATAGAGTATGTGGCCCCCTTCTGGTTGTAATGTGCTTTACAGTAGTGCTTTCTTAGTGATGGCATACTGATTTGGATATGTTGTGGTACCACTGGGGCATTTTATGCTTTGGAACATGAAATACTTACTTACATCCCTTTTTTGTCTGTATATAAAGGAGTATATAATTCTACTACTCAGCGTTAAACTGAAATTGGCTTATTCCTTTGTATTATCTTAAATTATTTGTACCAGTTCTTTAGAGGTGTTTGCTTTCATGTTGTAAATCCCTGAGTAGTGGGAGATTATTCCTGTTTACTCCTCAAGTTTTTAAATGTTATCAGAGTTCAGCTGTGAAAATATAATATGATATTGCTGTACTATACTATAAAAGTACACAAGGTTGATATAAAAGAACAAATGTTATAAATTGTAAGTTTGTATGTGTAAGTTGGATCTTACTGATGAGTGACAAGTGCAGTTTCTGATATAAGTGCTTTTGTTTACAGATTTGGATAGAAACTCTGTTTTAAAAGACCTGCGGTTGGTAAACGCAAAGCTGGGATCGCTAGAATTAGGCAAGTAACTGCTAAACATGAGGAAGCTCTGATATTTTTGGTTGGCTATAACTGATAAATTCTGGCCCAGATTCTTAAAGGAATCTGAGAAACTCAAATGCACATATTGAGCTAAAATCTTCAGTTTTACTCACATTATTCTATTTAACATAGATTGTGAAGCAAGTTAAAAGCAAGATGTGATCTAAAGAAATCCAGAAAAGTGAAAACTGGTGTCACATGGGTTAATATTTTACGCATGGAGCAAAAATTTGATTCATTCTGTGCATGCATTTACTAATACAAAGTGGTGAATTTTGTGGTTGAGATTGCTATGAAAAAAGcaagtttatttttttggtaaaaGGTAGCCTGGTAAGTATTATTGCTTTTCAGTGGCATTTTTAGTGGCCCTTCACACCTTTGAGAGTTGCCTTTCTTTTGGTGCAATATGAAGAAGGTGTGATGGAACAGTTCTCTCAAAATAGAGCTGTCAAGTATTTAAGTTTTGTATTCAGCAATGCAGCTAACTTCCTGAAAATGTACGTTCAGTTTTGAAACACTTTATGTTGATAATATTGAGATTAAATAATGGCAAACATAACTCTTCCTAATCAGTGTAAGTAATTTAATCTGCTCCCACTTTTGCTGGTCATCAAACCATCTGTTTTAGTGCAGGAATAGATTCGGGGGTTTTGTGTTTCCTGAAGAGAACTTGTTTGATTAATAGCTTTTAAATCTTATTTAGGAAATGGAGATGATGATGAATATGCTGATGATTTCAACAGGTAAGAGAAGGATCACACTTCAGTAAGGTAGTATTTTATGCAGTATAAACATATCCACTAGCATATTTGAATTATTTCATAATATGGCAGACAGTCACTATCACTGGGTATTTCTGAACTCCTTTAAACTTCAGTTTGCTATTTTAATAGATTTAGTTACCAGctaaaaaaacaaccaaactaTATATCTTTTTATATAGGGGTAGTGAGTTCCTTTAAAACCTACTGCTAACTTCAGCATGATActatgttgggttttttctggaAGAGGTTTGGTGTTTTTCCTGAACTGTGCACTTAATAACGTTTTAGCAATTAATGCAGTTAGTCAATAATTATGTTGTTTGCTGAGATATCCAATTGTAAAATAAGGCATCATGAGTAGTtggtaaaaaatatttaataaccTCATGTTTATGATGTGAAGGTATTGGTGTTGTAAATTGCACAATTGAGGCCTACATATTTCTTACTATTTATTATGGCTTTGTTTAGGTAGAAAGCCTTTAGTTGTTATGAAGTTTTAAGTAACTTCACATCTGACTTGCTAGGAAGTGCAGCCCCAGTCAAATGCCAGGTATAAAGTAAATATCATACCTGGATGTTTAATAAGGAAGTCTTATTTCTGTGCTTATGGTTTCCTTTCTCTTTAGTACAAGTCATCGCTCGGAAAAAAGTGACATCAGTATTGGTGAAGAAATAGATGAACTTTCTGTGGGAACAGAAGAGTCAAATGCCAGTGATAAAGTATGATTATTTTTGAATTGTTGGTTTTTATATTCTTCTGATCTTTTCTTGACTTTGTTTCCAGCCTTCTATGTTGTGAAGCAACATGCTATTATCCTTAGTTCCTAGGTTGTATGTTAAGGTCCATTATTAGTTACATTCTGGTTTTTACACCTAGTATCCTTGCTAAGTTAGATGCTATATTGATAAacaaaatcccaacaaaacaaaaaccctgcAACAGTTGTTCATTAGCACAACTCACTGGGCCTTTCTAGGTgtgtaaaatgtttttcaaactGGCTCAGTGCCCAGCATACCAAGGTTTACCCCAGTATCTCCAGATCTGTCTGAGTACCTGCTAAAGGATTGTGTAATCTCACTGAAAGAGCTTGAGGCTAAAAGATAGATGAAAGCTTATGAAGGAATACATGACACAATACTTACTGTTTTTGTGATTTCTGAGtttgcaattttatttattttctagctCGAAAGCATCACACAAGACCTTACCATTTCTCAGTTAAGCGACGTTGCAGATTATCTAGAAGACGTGGCATAGAATTGGACAGCAAAAACCTTTCATTGTGCTGGACTAGAAGACTGCTGTGGACTATTAATTTCAGACAATCACCTTTTGCTGGAATGTCCACTCCCT
This window encodes:
- the CEP43 gene encoding centrosomal protein 43; the protein is MAAAATEEDTELRDLLVQTLESSGVLNKIKAELRAAVFLALEEQEKVENKAPLVNESLKSFLGTKDGRLVAGLVAEFLRFFNLDFTLAVFQPESSTLNGLDGRENLARDLGIMEAEGTVGGPLLLEVVRKCQQKKTSGGGEVAPVLSDSQCPTSKSSDGQSSAHSIPNKTAENTQSDTSISSGEASKKSIHFLPNETKLDPQLENKDLNTKEKSDPIVDEDDVEGDSFFDDPVPKPEKTFSWKTEAKAGGLASLSDAPALKSGLSSLTGAPLLKDSDNLDRNSVLKDLRLVNAKLGSLELGNGDDDEYADDFNSTSHRSEKSDISIGEEIDELSVGTEESNASDKLESITQDLTISQLSDVADYLEDVA